AAGCGCTGACCATCGGTGGAATAGCGGACGCGATCCTGCGGACCGGTCAGTGTTGCAAAGCTGGCATACCAGCCGGTGTTGCGCGGACGCGGCGCAAAGCCCGGCGGACAATGCATGAAGCAGGCGCCCTCGCCGGCCATCGCATATTTGTAACCGCCCGCAAGATAAAATGCGCGATCGGCGATGCGCGACAGATCGACTGGCCGCGCCAGAAAGGCATGATAGCCATCAATCACCACGAGGCGCCCAGGCGCCGCAACAGCATCGACCAAAGTATCGAGATCCGGCAGCGCGTAGCCCGAATTGAAAAAGACCTGGCTGACGAACACCATGTCCGGCGATTTTGCACGCACCATCTCGATCAGCCGCGCCGGCAATGTCGCGAAGGGCTCGGTCGGCACGACAACGAGGTCGATCAGCTTGTCTTCGGCAAGCCGCTCCGTCTGCCGCTTGAAGCTGTGAAACTCGCCATCCGTGGTGACGATCACCGGCCTGCGGTCGAACGGCAGCGCCGAGAGCAGCCGGTTGACGAATTCATGGGTGTTCGGCGCCGGCACCAGCGTTGACGGATCGGGCAGGCGCAGATGATGCGCGAGGCCGTTTGCGACCGCCGGCCATACCTCGCCCAGCACATGCGACCATTTCTCGTCCACGAGCCGCGCCGCATCGTCCCAGACCTTAAGTTGCGCATCGCGCGTGACATCGGGCCAATAGGCATGGCTGTGCGCGGCGAAATGCAGCCGGTCGGGATCGGCATTGCGGAAACGGGAAAACTCTGCCGTCAGATCGAGCGGAAAGCCGGACGAATTGGCTGAATGAGAGGCAGACATATTGGCTCCAAACGCATCATTTGCACCACCGGCATGGCATATTAGACTGAACATTCAAACCACTTAGAAAGCAGCCCTGTGTCCGCAAAAGACCCGTTACCCGAAAGCCGTATTGGCGATGACATCCATGTCGATCTCGCCGGGCGCATGACCTATGGCGATTACCTTCAGCTCAAGACGCTGCTGGCCGCCCAGAAGCCGCTGACCAAAAAACACGACGAGCATCTGTTCATCATCATCCATCACGTTCAGGAATTATGGCTGAACCTGATGGCGCATGAGCTGAACGCCGCCATCGATTTCATCGAACGCGATCAGTTGCCGCCGGCCTTCAAATCGATGGCGCGGATGACCCGCATTCTCGAACAGATGATCTCGGCCTGGAACGTGCTGTCGACCATGACGCCGTCCGACTATCTGGAATTCCGCAACGAACTCGGCCAGTCGTCCGGCTTCCAGTCCTTCCAATACCGGATGGTGGAATTCCGGCTCGGCGCCAAAGATCCGAAAATGCTGCTGCCGCACCGGCACGACACCGAAAATTATGAACGTCTGAAAGCGGCGCTGGAGGCGCCAAGCCTCTACGATGTCGCCCTGATGCTGCTGAAGCGCCGTGGCTTTGCAATCCCCGACGATATCGTGAACCGCGATTTCTCCGTGCGGCACGTCTTCAGCGATGCGGTGCGTGACGCCTGGCTCAAGGTCTATCGCAACTCAAAGGAGAATTTCGAGGTCTATGAACTCGCCGAAGAGCTGGTCGATCTCGAGGACTGGTTCCAGCAGTGGCGCTTCCGCCACATGAAGACGGTCGAGCGAATCATTGGCTTCAAGCGGGGCACCGGCGGCTCGAGCGGCGTCGCCTTCCTGAAATCGGCGCTGGACCATTCCTTTTTCCCTGAATTGTGGGCGGTCCGGACCGAATTGTAGGCGGCTGTGGCCTCCCGGTACTGGTTAACCCGCCATTTAGGATGGCAAGTAAAGGATTGCGGTCCTTAAGCCGCCGCAAATCGATCATGGTTTTCATGCCAGTCTTGGGGCTGGGGCTGGTTGGGGGAAATACGGCGTATGCGTTTGCGTACACAAGGTTACGCGCGCCTGCTGTGGGTCCGGCAGGCGGTGGCGCTCGTGCTGTGCGCCGTACTGGTATCCGCCTGTGCCGGCATCGAGCGCATTCCCTATACGCAGCAGGAACAGCAAGTCGCCGTGATCCCGGGCATCCCGGAGGCCCGGATGTGGGCCGACGATCCGGCATTGGCCCGCAACAATCCGCTGCTCGATGCGCCCGGGCGTGATCGCCCGGTCGTTCTCGCGCTGTCCGGTGGCGGCGCCGATGGCGCTTTCGGCGCCGGCCTGCTGACGGGATGGACGCAGCGTGGCGACCGCCCGCAATTCACCATCGTCACCGGCGCCAGCGCCGGCGCGCTGATCGCGCCCTTCGCATTCCTCGGCTCCGGCTACGATCCGGTGCTGACCTCGGTCTTTTCCAGCGGCGAGATGGAAGGCTTTCTGAAATTCCAGGGCTTGCGCGGATTGTTCGGCACCAGCCTGTTCGAGGCCGCGCCGCTGCGGCAGCTCATTGCCAAATACATCACGCCGGATGTCCTCGCCGCGATCGCCGAGCAATATCGCCGCGGCCGCCGGCTCTATATCGTCACCACCAATCTCGATGCGCAGCGCACCGCGATCTGGGACATGGGCCGCATTGCGTCCAGCAGAGACCCACGCGCACCTGAACTCTTCCGCCAGGTGATCGCGGCCTCCGCCAGCGTCCCCGGAATTTTCTCGCCGGTGCTGATCGATGTCGAAGCGCAGGGCAAACGCTTTGCCGAAATGCATGTCGATGGCGGCATCACCTCGAACGTGCTGGTGGTGCCGGAGGCGATGCTGGCGTCGAACCAGCCCTTGCCCGCGAAGCTGCAGCCGCGCATCTACGTCATCCTCAACAGCAAGCTCGGTCCTTATTTCGAGGTCGTGCCGGCCAATACCATCCGGATTGCCGTGCGTGCCTTCGAAACGTCGGTGCGCGCCAACACGCGCAACACGCTGCTGGCATCTTATGAATTCATCCGGCGGCGCGGCTGGGACATGTCGCTGGCGGCGATCGACGACAGTTTTCCTTCACAGGAGAAGCCCGGCTTCGACACGACCTATATGCGCGGCCTGTTCGAATTCGGCATGGCGCAGGGCCACAGCGGCACCGTCTGGCGCAGCGGTGCGGGAGGCGATGCACCGCTGCCGGTCAACCGCCGCGGCCCGCGCGTCGCGGCACAGTAAGCTATTTTCTCACCGCCGCCAGAAAATCAAAATCGCAGCCTTCGTCCGCCTGCTGCACATGCTCGCGATAAAGCTTCGCATAACCGCGCTGCGCATCGTCCGGCACCGGAGGCGCTTTCCAGTCGCGTTTGCGCTTTTCCAGCTCCGCATCGTCCACCAGCAATTCGACACTACGGTTCGCGACATCGAGCCGGATGCGATCCCCGTTGCGCACCAACGCCAGCGGCCCGCCGACCGCCGATTCCGGCGAGATATGCAGCACGATGGTGCCGAACGCGGTCCCGCTCATCCGCGCATCGGACATCCGCACCATGTCCTTGATGCCCTTCTGCGCGATCTTCTTCGGGATCGGAATGTAACCGGCTTCCGGCATGCCCGGCGCGCCGATCGGTCCGGCATTGCGCATGACGATCACATCGTCCTCGGTCACATCGAGCGCCGGATCGTCGATGCGCTTGGTCATGTCCTCGACCGATTCGAACACCACCGCGCGGCCTTCATGCTGCATCAGCTTGGGTGACGCCGCCGCCTGCTTGATGACGGCGCCGCGGGGCGCGAGATTGCCGCGCAGGATGGCCATGCCGCCTTCCTTCTTCAGCGGCGCATTGCGCGGCTTGATCACCGTCTGACCCGGCACATCCTCGAACACCTTGATCGCATCGCCGAGCGTGCCGCCCATGACATGTTTCGCATCGAGCTTCAGCAGGTCCTTCAATTCCTGCATCAGCCGCGGCACTCCGCCGGCATAATGGAAATGCTCCATGTAATGATCGCCGGAGGGTTTCAGATCGACCAGCACCGGTGTCTTTCTGCCGATCTCGTCGAATTCCTCGAGCGTCAGCTGTGTCTGCGTGCGGCCGGCAATGGCGGACAGATGCACGACGCCATTGGTCGAGCCGCCGATCGCCTGCAGCATGACAATGGCATTGTGGAACGCGTCCTTGGTCAAAATCTCCGACGGCTTGATCCCGCCCTTGGTCAATTCCGCCGCGCGTTTGCCGGTCGCTTCGGCGATCCGCACACGATCGGCATGCGGTGCCGGTATCGTCGCCGCGCCCGGCAATGTCATGCCCATCGCTTCCATCATGCAGGCGATGGTGCTCGCGGTCCCCATGACGCCGCAGGTGCCGACCGACGGCACCAGCCGCTCATTGGCAACTTCGATGTCTTCGCCGCTCATGCGGCCCCCGCGATACTCGCCCCAAAGCCTGCGGCAATCGGTGCAGGCGCCCAGCACTTCACCCTTGAAGTGACCGACCAGCATCGGCCCGACCGGCAGCACGATGGTCGGGCGATCCGCACTCACCGCGCCCATCACCTGCGCCGGCGTGGTCTTGTCGCAACCACCGATCACCACCACCGAATCCACCGGCAGCGCGCGCATCATCTCTTCGGTGTCCATCGCCATCAGATTGCGCAGGAACATCGAGGTCGGATAGGCGAAGCTTTCGTGAATCGAAATAGTGGGGAACACCATCGGCATGGCGCCGGCCAGCATCACGCCGCGCTTCACCGCTTCGATCAGTTGCGGAACGTTGCCGTGACAGGGATTGAAATCAGAATAGGTGTTGGTGATGCCGACGATCGGACGATCCAGCGCATCGTCGGAATAGCCCATGCCCTTGATGAAGGCTTTCCGCAAAAACAGCGAAAAGTCCTTGTCGCCGTAGCTGGTCAGCCCTTTGCGCATGCCGCTGGTCACATCGCAACTCCCCTCACCGTCATTCCGGGGCGCGGACGAAGTCCGCGAACCCGGAATCCAGAGCCCAAATGCCGAACTTGCAGCCCTGGATTCCGGGCCCGCGCGTTTCACGCGCGTCCCGGAATGACATTTCATCAAATCCCGCTTCGCGTAAACGAACGGGTTTGGAGTCTCTGTAAGAAGGAAGCGGCGGCCGCGCAATGGGCTTAGCGTGCGCTTATTCGAGCGCAATATTTCCTTTTTTCACAGTGTCGGACCAAAGCGCGGCTTCGGCCTTCAAACCGGCGGCAAACTGCTCCGGCGTCTCCTTCGGAATGGCGAGACCCAGCGCCTTGTAGCGCTCGATGACATTGGGCTCGCGCAAGGCGTCCTGCACAGCCTCTCGTAGTTTCTTGATGATGGCATCCGGCGTTCCGGCCGGCGCCGCCAGCCCCCACCAGTTGGCGCCGGTAAATCCGGGAAGCCCGCTTTCGATCAACGTCGGCACATCCGGAATTTCCGGCAGGCGCTCCTGCGTCGCGACCGCCAGCGCATTGAACTTGCCCTCTTTCAGGTGGCCGATGCCGGCTGCGAGTCCGACGGTGAACAATTGAATGTCATTCTGCAGCAAAGCCATCACGCCCTGCGGCGAACCGCGATAGGGAATGTGCTGCATGTCGAGCCCGCGCGCCTGCTTCACGCGTTCGAGCAGCAGATGATTGACCGTTCCGGGCGCGGGCGAACCGAAATTGACCTTGCCCGGATTGGCTTTCACATACTCCATGAATGCGCTGAAAGTCTTCGCCGGGATCGTCGTATTGGAGAACAGCACCAGCGGCACGTCGGCCAGTTTTGCAATCGGCGCCAGCGCCGTCAGCGGATCGATCGGCATCTTCATCGTGAACTGGTTGATGACGAAATTGTTCGTCGCCGTGATCACCAGCGTATAGCCGTCGGGTGCGGATTTCGCGACTTCGACGACGCCGATATTGCCCGCCGCGCCGGGCTTGGCCTCGATGATCAGTTTCTGCCCGAGCTTCTCTTCCATCTTCGGCGCGAGAAGCCGGATGACGGCTTCGGAGACGCCACCCGCGGTGTAGGTCATCACCACGCGGATCGGACGATCGGGATAGTCCTGCGCCATGCCGGGCAAGGCGGACAGGAACAACAGGCCGGCAGCGATCGCTGCGCGGAAGACGCCGTGACAACGCATAACCCCTCTCCTGATTTTTTATCAGTTCATCTGCAACGGCACTCCAAAGCAGCGATCCCTCTGAGTTTTCTTCATGCCCGGCGGCGATCAGAATTTCGGAAACAATTGCTGGTCGGCGAGCCAGCGCGACATCTGCAGCCGCTGCTTGCGCGAGCCGGACAGGAACGACGAATGCTCCTTTTTGTTCGGCCAGACATGGTCGGGCGTCACCGCCATGCGCACCAGGATTTCGTCCTTCGTCACATTGAACACCATGAGATCCTGCGCGAGCGACAGCGGCCCCTGCCAGCCTTGGCGCACGTCGCGTTCCATCTCGCCCGCGGTGTCGAAATCGTTGAAGAAGTGATAGATCACGGCATGCCGCGGCTGCGTCCGCGCAAACACATGGCCGACTTCCGAAGGCGCGGTATGCGCGATGGTGCCGATGCCTTTGGCCATGCGCTCGTCGTATCCCGATCGCTCCATCAGTTGCGACACAGTGTTGAAGGCTTCATGCACCATCAGGTCGGCGCCCTTGGCATTGTCGACGAAGAACTGGCTCGGCGTGGTATCGCCCGAGAAGACAAAACAGAGCCCATTCCACTCAAGACGAAAACTCACCGGCCCGTCATAGATGTGAATCGCCGGAAAGCTTTTGATGACGACGCCGTTCCTGTCGTAGATCACCTGGGTCCTGGCGAAATCGAATTCATGCACCTCGACCTCGGCGCCGGCATCGGGAAGTAGACCAAGCCGCGTATCGGTATCCCACGCGAACGATTC
The genomic region above belongs to Pseudorhodoplanes sinuspersici and contains:
- a CDS encoding patatin-like phospholipase family protein, with the protein product MRLRTQGYARLLWVRQAVALVLCAVLVSACAGIERIPYTQQEQQVAVIPGIPEARMWADDPALARNNPLLDAPGRDRPVVLALSGGGADGAFGAGLLTGWTQRGDRPQFTIVTGASAGALIAPFAFLGSGYDPVLTSVFSSGEMEGFLKFQGLRGLFGTSLFEAAPLRQLIAKYITPDVLAAIAEQYRRGRRLYIVTTNLDAQRTAIWDMGRIASSRDPRAPELFRQVIAASASVPGIFSPVLIDVEAQGKRFAEMHVDGGITSNVLVVPEAMLASNQPLPAKLQPRIYVILNSKLGPYFEVVPANTIRIAVRAFETSVRANTRNTLLASYEFIRRRGWDMSLAAIDDSFPSQEKPGFDTTYMRGLFEFGMAQGHSGTVWRSGAGGDAPLPVNRRGPRVAAQ
- a CDS encoding IlvD/Edd family dehydratase — translated: MTSGMRKGLTSYGDKDFSLFLRKAFIKGMGYSDDALDRPIVGITNTYSDFNPCHGNVPQLIEAVKRGVMLAGAMPMVFPTISIHESFAYPTSMFLRNLMAMDTEEMMRALPVDSVVVIGGCDKTTPAQVMGAVSADRPTIVLPVGPMLVGHFKGEVLGACTDCRRLWGEYRGGRMSGEDIEVANERLVPSVGTCGVMGTASTIACMMEAMGMTLPGAATIPAPHADRVRIAEATGKRAAELTKGGIKPSEILTKDAFHNAIVMLQAIGGSTNGVVHLSAIAGRTQTQLTLEEFDEIGRKTPVLVDLKPSGDHYMEHFHYAGGVPRLMQELKDLLKLDAKHVMGGTLGDAIKVFEDVPGQTVIKPRNAPLKKEGGMAILRGNLAPRGAVIKQAAASPKLMQHEGRAVVFESVEDMTKRIDDPALDVTEDDVIVMRNAGPIGAPGMPEAGYIPIPKKIAQKGIKDMVRMSDARMSGTAFGTIVLHISPESAVGGPLALVRNGDRIRLDVANRSVELLVDDAELEKRKRDWKAPPVPDDAQRGYAKLYREHVQQADEGCDFDFLAAVRK
- a CDS encoding aminotransferase class V-fold PLP-dependent enzyme, which produces MSASHSANSSGFPLDLTAEFSRFRNADPDRLHFAAHSHAYWPDVTRDAQLKVWDDAARLVDEKWSHVLGEVWPAVANGLAHHLRLPDPSTLVPAPNTHEFVNRLLSALPFDRRPVIVTTDGEFHSFKRQTERLAEDKLIDLVVVPTEPFATLPARLIEMVRAKSPDMVFVSQVFFNSGYALPDLDTLVDAVAAPGRLVVIDGYHAFLARPVDLSRIADRAFYLAGGYKYAMAGEGACFMHCPPGFAPRPRNTGWYASFATLTGPQDRVRYSTDGQRFMGSTFDPSGLYRMRAMLQWFAAHDLDAAKIHAHVIALQDMFLADLIKAPFGLFDTASLVVPANEVSRGNFLTFDHPDAAQWQARLKRSNIVVDVRDTRLRVGFGLYHNADDVTRLLRRLRSI
- a CDS encoding Bug family tripartite tricarboxylate transporter substrate binding protein, yielding MRCHGVFRAAIAAGLLFLSALPGMAQDYPDRPIRVVMTYTAGGVSEAVIRLLAPKMEEKLGQKLIIEAKPGAAGNIGVVEVAKSAPDGYTLVITATNNFVINQFTMKMPIDPLTALAPIAKLADVPLVLFSNTTIPAKTFSAFMEYVKANPGKVNFGSPAPGTVNHLLLERVKQARGLDMQHIPYRGSPQGVMALLQNDIQLFTVGLAAGIGHLKEGKFNALAVATQERLPEIPDVPTLIESGLPGFTGANWWGLAAPAGTPDAIIKKLREAVQDALREPNVIERYKALGLAIPKETPEQFAAGLKAEAALWSDTVKKGNIALE
- the kynA gene encoding tryptophan 2,3-dioxygenase, which gives rise to MSAKDPLPESRIGDDIHVDLAGRMTYGDYLQLKTLLAAQKPLTKKHDEHLFIIIHHVQELWLNLMAHELNAAIDFIERDQLPPAFKSMARMTRILEQMISAWNVLSTMTPSDYLEFRNELGQSSGFQSFQYRMVEFRLGAKDPKMLLPHRHDTENYERLKAALEAPSLYDVALMLLKRRGFAIPDDIVNRDFSVRHVFSDAVRDAWLKVYRNSKENFEVYELAEELVDLEDWFQQWRFRHMKTVERIIGFKRGTGGSSGVAFLKSALDHSFFPELWAVRTEL
- the gntH gene encoding guanitoxin biosynthesis MBL fold metallo-hydrolase GntH, giving the protein MSTKRDYYFPNTEELAPDEMRITALGTGRPFVRRAQANCSWLIELGNGDKFVWDFGSGSQVNFTALEIPHQDVTAYFATHLHADHVGDFAQVWIGSWAGGRSKPLVMYGPSGPEPKYGMKHFVQKQVESFAWDTDTRLGLLPDAGAEVEVHEFDFARTQVIYDRNGVVIKSFPAIHIYDGPVSFRLEWNGLCFVFSGDTTPSQFFVDNAKGADLMVHEAFNTVSQLMERSGYDERMAKGIGTIAHTAPSEVGHVFARTQPRHAVIYHFFNDFDTAGEMERDVRQGWQGPLSLAQDLMVFNVTKDEILVRMAVTPDHVWPNKKEHSSFLSGSRKQRLQMSRWLADQQLFPKF